GGAGAAACTCGATGGCTGGGTATACATGTTTGATCACCATGAACCGACCCATTGTAACATGTCCTATCTGGTGCATCCTTGATCAAATCAGGATTAGAGAGGAAACTTAGAATTTGAGTAAACCACATCGGTTACTGGAGTACGGGTTAACCTTGTTTGTCCTGTTTAACTTGAACTTCATATTACCCCGGGCATTGCCCGGGGATCCCTTACTTACATTGGTCAATACAGATCAATCCTTTAGCGTACTCACCGCCGAACAGCTTGATTACTTCACAAGCTACTACGGTCTTGATGAGCCCTTAAGTCGGCAGTATCTAAAGTATTGGCAGGGACTCCTGACGGGAGAACTGGGCAAAAGTATTTACTTCAAAGAGGACGTGGCCTCTTTGGTACTAAGAAGGCTCGGCTGGACCGTGCTTTTAGTAGGTTCAGGTATCCTTCTTAGTTCGCTTGTGGGGGTTATTCTGGGTAGTTGGGCGGCATGGTGCCAAGGTAGTTGGTTTGATCGGGCACTGTACTTCTTCCTCGTCTGCCTAGCGGAAACCCCGGTGTTCCTGATTGGTACGCTGTTGTTATTTACATTGGGCGCCCGGCTGCATTGGTTTCCCCTAGGCGGTGCCATGACCCATTTTGCTTCCTATGGAAGCCGACCAGGTCAACTACTAGATATTCTCCATCACGCCGCCTTGCCTGTTGTCACTTTGGCCCTAAGCAGACTAGGTAGCAGTTTCTTGCTGAGCCGCAACACTATGGTTGCCACACTTAACGAAGAGTTCATGCACACAGCATACCTTAAGGGACTACCAGGGAAAACCCGTCTGTTTAAGCATGGACTGAAGAATTGTTTGGTACCGGTTATCACTCGAACACTGACCTCCTTGGGCACAATGATAGGCGGCGCCGTTCTTGTTGAGAATCTCTTTGCCTATCCGGGGATTGGCGGCCTACTGCAGCAGGCCGTTTTGGCCTGTGACTATCCTTTAATGCAGGGTATCCTGCTTGTTACGTCAATCTCTGTTGTCACCATGAACCTCCTTGGGGACCTTCTTTGCTACCGTTTAGATCCCCGGGCACGTTAGGAGTTTTGCTATGCGGCTATCTTGGTCAGGATATCTAGGCATATTGATGCTAGTGGTAGCCATTCTATGCGCTCTATTCGGTAGTTGGATCTACCCCACTGCCTATGATCGTTCAACGGGCCCACCGCTACAGCGTCCAAGCCAAGATCATCCTTTGGGTACCGATGATCTTGGCTTTGATATCCTCGCCCAACTACTTCTCGGAGGTCGCATCAGTATTACCGTGGGCCTTGGCGTTGGCGTGAGTGCAACACTCATTGGTTCACTAATTGGGTTTTCCGCTGGCTTCTACGGGGGATGGAT
This sequence is a window from Limnochordia bacterium. Protein-coding genes within it:
- a CDS encoding ABC transporter permease, whose amino-acid sequence is MSKPHRLLEYGLTLFVLFNLNFILPRALPGDPLLTLVNTDQSFSVLTAEQLDYFTSYYGLDEPLSRQYLKYWQGLLTGELGKSIYFKEDVASLVLRRLGWTVLLVGSGILLSSLVGVILGSWAAWCQGSWFDRALYFFLVCLAETPVFLIGTLLLFTLGARLHWFPLGGAMTHFASYGSRPGQLLDILHHAALPVVTLALSRLGSSFLLSRNTMVATLNEEFMHTAYLKGLPGKTRLFKHGLKNCLVPVITRTLTSLGTMIGGAVLVENLFAYPGIGGLLQQAVLACDYPLMQGILLVTSISVVTMNLLGDLLCYRLDPRAR